Proteins from a genomic interval of Phlebotomus papatasi isolate M1 chromosome 3, Ppap_2.1, whole genome shotgun sequence:
- the LOC129805768 gene encoding nuclear nucleic acid-binding protein C1D, which translates to MDFGELKNDKAFVEKMLNLDKALEEVDSVVEKALNVKEDTLTQEDRVKLDIFLSYALNSLYFIHLKLQGADVSEHTIKHELARVREAMMRQKQIHDKKTLMPRLNVPVAGRFVRNSLWEGSDKKDGAQKGQSGHGVKRKADH; encoded by the exons ATGGACTTTGGAGAGTTGAAAAATGACAAGGCATTTGTGGAGAAAATGCTAAACTTGGACAAGGCGCTGGAGGAAGTAGATTCAGTGGTGGAAAAAGCTCTGAATGTCAAGGAGGACACTTTGACTCAAGAAGACCGGGTTAAATTGGATATTTTCCTCTCCTACGCCCTCAATTCCCTCTATTTCATCCACCTAAAGCTCCAGGGAGCAGATGTGAGCGAG CACACAATTAAGCATGAATTGGCTCGAGTACGCGAAGCGATGATGCGTCAAAAGCAAATTCATGATAAAAAGACACTGATGCCACGGTTAAATGTTCCGGTGGCGGGGCGTTTTGTGAGGAACAGCCTGTGGGAAGGAAGTGACAAGAAAGATGGCGCACAGAAGGGACAGAGCGGCCATGGCGTGAAACGCAAAGCAGATCACTGA
- the LOC129805767 gene encoding succinate dehydrogenase assembly factor 4, mitochondrial-like produces the protein MNKIIFSAKVQQVVQRSPLLHIKFGRNQICLHSTDSGGNGDSLKKKDTPRLDELRKKLREKTPIESLDQEEAAPKEDNAFPPFPNNTNPETGEVGGPRGPEPTRYGDWERKGRVSDF, from the exons atgaataaaataatattttccgcAAAAGTTCAGCAAGTTGTACAAAGAAGTCCCCTTCTGCATATCA AATTTGGGAGAAACCAAATTTGTCTTCACTCAACGGACTCCGGAGGGAATGGAGATTCTCTCAAGAAGAAAGACACTCCCCGCCTGGATGAACTGAGGAAGAAATTGAGGGAGAAAACACCAATTGAGAGCCTGGATCAGGAAGAAGCAGCTCCCAAGGAGGACAATGCTTTCCCGCCATTTCCCAACAACACAAATCCCGAAACTGGAGAAGTTGGAGGTCCTAGAGGACCAGAACCCACTCGATATGGTGACTGGGAGAGAAAAGGAAGAGTATCTGActtttaa
- the LOC129805766 gene encoding uncharacterized protein LOC129805766, whose protein sequence is MFSTRYDSDQKIWSGRHLAPFHHESVSLGRAIYYNLSFNRNVVGQISAETGLTVTNGEICDQMLAIASNLAVRGAKKGQVIAIVAKNGPNIAPATFAAFFLGIAVNTLDPNYSVDEISHMLRQTQPCIVLCDRENYPNVQSAIQSMKSTARIINFGLRIEGVENIEDYLVPTGKEEALTREIVDVDGSTCAVILCSSGTTGMSKGVSLTHQHFLYMMSYPVFVDCYHNGIMLCFSSLYWLSGMAHLLLTTFLGMTRVITTETFNVDLCLDIIQKYQVTHLITAPVQLAGILSHKSLSPTSLASIREYMVGGSVVPKDNWLKIQAYMPNGSIKIVYGMSEVGYATCQEYRSTKYSTGKLAPDLQLKIVGDDGQNCPPGQTGEICFKPRFKFIRYIGNPEATNEIVDADGWVHSGDIGMMDADGDLQIVDRMKEILKYSNHHVSPSEIEEIIFSHPEVEYVAVVGVPDAVFTDLPAAMVVRKEGSTVTEKEISQLVASQLSNPKHLRGGVYFVNKLPLTPSGKVIKRKVKETVIELYKARHQ, encoded by the exons ATGTTCTCAACCAGGTATGATAGTGATCAGAAAATCTGGAGTGGGCGGCATTTGGCGCCATTTCACCATGAGAGCGTCTCCCTGGGACGAGCCATCTACTACAACTTGTCCTTCAATCGCAATGTTGTGGGTCAGATAAGTGCAGAAACAGGATTAACTGTTACAAATGGTGAAATTTGTGATCAAATGCTCGCGATCGCCAGTAACTTAGCGGTTAGAGGGGCTAAGAAGGGTCAGGTGATCGCGATTGTGGCAAAGAATGGACCAAATATTGCACCAGCAACATTTGCCGCCTTCTTTCTCGGAATTGCCGTCAACACCCTCGATCCCAATTATTCAGTTGACGAGATCAGCCACATGCTCAGACAGACGCAACCCTGTATTGTCCTCTGTGATCGTGAAAACTACCCCAATGTCCAAAGTGCAATCCAATCGATGAAAAGTACAGCCAGAATTATTAATTTTGGCCTGAGGATTGAAGGTgtggaaaatattgaagattatttAGTGCCAACTGGAAAAGAAGAAGCTTTAACTCGAGA AATTGTGGACGTCGATGGAAGCACCTGTGCTGTTATTCTCTGTTCTTCCGGAACTACAGGCATGTCCAAAGGAGTCAGTTTGACTCATCAGCATTTCCTGTACATGATGTCCTATCCCGTATTCGTTGATTGTTATCACAATGGCATAATGCTATGCTTCAGTTCACTTTACTGGCTTTCTGGGATGGCTCATCTCCTGCTAACAACATTTCTGGGAATGACCCGAGTCATCACAACCGAAACATTCAATGTTGACCTGTGCTTGGATATAATCCAAAAGTATCAGGTCACTCATCTTATCACAGCACCAGTTCAGCTGGCCGGTATCCTGAGCCACAAATCCCTCTCACCTACCTCCCTGGCCTCTATTCGCGAGTACATGGTTGGCGGTAGTGTCGTGCCGAAGGACAACTGGTTGAAGATACAGGCCTACATGCCAAATGGCTCCATCAAGATTGTCTACGGCATGAGCGAAGTGGGATATGCAACGTGCCAGGAGTACCGATCAACCAAATATTCAACCGGGAAGCTCGCCCCGGACCTTCAGCTGAAGATTGTAGGAGATGATGGTCAAAATTGTCCACCAGGGCAGACCGGAGAAATTTGTTTCAAGCCACGCTTCAAATTCATA AGATATATCGGGAACCCTGAGGCTACGAATGAGATAGTGGATGCAGATGGATGGGTGCACAGCGGTGACATTGGAATGATGGATGCTGATGGCGATCTGCAGATTGTTGATCGCATGAAGGAGATCCTTAAGTACAGCAACCACCACGTGTCACCTTCTGAGATTGAAGAGATCATCTTTAGTCATCCGGAGGTGGAGTATGTGGCTGTTGTTGGGGTTCCTGATGCTGTGTTTACGGATCTGCCAGCGGCTATGGTGGTGCGCAAGGAAGGCAGCACCGTCACCGAGAAGGAGATCAGTCAGCTTGTGGCATCTCAATTGTCAAACCCCAAGCACTTACGTGGTGGAGTTTACTTTGTCAACAAGCTGCCACTGACGCCATCTGGGAAAGTGATCAAGAGGAAGGTGAAGGAGACGGTGATAGAGCTCTACAAAGCCCGACATCAGTGA
- the LOC129805765 gene encoding putative aldehyde dehydrogenase family 7 member A1 homolog translates to MPLLVTRSLLATSKRIHLIRAMSSGYLVEDPKFSFLRDLGIERVNAGVYNGSWKGSGPVIKSVDPATGQVIAEVKTGTVDEMKECIKTADEVYKEWSKLPAPFRGEIVRQIGDELRKYREPLGKLVSLEMGKIQAEGIGEVQEIIDICDYAVGLSRMFAGQIIPSERPKHVILEKWRPLGCIGVISAFNFPCAVHGWNAAIALTVGNSVLWKGAPSTSLVAIATTRIFAEVFKRNNLPPVATVCQGGADVGDVLVKDPRVKLVSFTGSSAVGQQVGVEVQRRFGKLILELGGNNALVVNDDADFNMALDAAFFGCIGTAGQRCTATRRLIIHEKIHDAFLAKLKTRYEGLLKRVGHPLDEKTLLGPVHNQQAVDNYLKAIEAVKKAGGTILVGGKQIDRPGFFVEPTIVTNIAPDHPLVKTETFAPIVYVLKAKNLDQAIEWNNAVDQGLSSALFTRDIGSIFQWIGNHGSDCGLVNINTSPSGAEIGGAFGGEKHTGGGRESGSDAWKQYCRRATITLNHSSEMPLAQGLVFE, encoded by the exons ATGCTGGGGTGTACAATGGATCATGGAAGGGTTCTGGACCCGTGATCAAATCCGTGGATCCAGCAACTGGGCAAGTCATTGCAGAAGTGAAGACGGGTACTGTAGATGAAATGAAGGAGTGTATTAAGACAGCTGATGAAGTGTACAAAGAGTGGAGCAAATTGCCGGCTCCTTTTCGAGGGGAAATTGTCCGGCAGATTGGGGATGAGCTAAGGAAGTATAGGGAGCCTTTGGGCAAGCTTGTATCTCTGGAAATGGGAAAGATCCAAGCTGAAGGTATTGGAGAAGTTCAAGAGATCATTGATATTTGTGATTATGCCGTTGGACTTTCCAGAATGTTTGCTGGACAG aTTATTCCTTCCGAAAGACCAAAGCACGTGATCCTGGAAAAATGGCGTCCACTAGGCTGCATTGGGGTCATTTCAGCCTTCAACTTCCCCTGTGCTGTCCACGGATGGAATGCTGCCATCGCTCTAACCGTTGGGAACTCTGTTCTATGGAAAGGAGCGCCCTCAACATCCCTCGTTGCGATCGCTACTACAAGAATCTTTGCGGAAGTTTTCAAGCGCAACAATCTCCCGCCAGTCGCTACCGTCTGCCAAGGAGGTGCAGATGTCGGAGATGTCCTCGTGAAGGACCCACGAGTGAAGTTGGTGTCCTTCACAGGAAGCTCAGCTGTTGGACAGCAAGTCGGTGTTGAGGTGCAGAGGCGTTTCGGGAAGCTTATCCTTGAACTTGGCGGGAATAATGCCCTCGTTGTCAATGATGATGCCGATTTTAACATGGCGCTTGATGCGGCATTCTTTGGATGTATCGGAACAGCTGGACAAAGATGCACGGCAACAAGACGTCTGATCATCCATGAGAAAATCCACGATGCGTTCCTGGCCAAATTGAAAACTCGATACGAAGGG ttGCTCAAGAGAGTTGGTCATCCGCTGGACGAGAAGACACTTTTGGGACCAGTGCATAATCAACAGGCCGTAGATAACTACTTGAAAGCCATTGAGGCTGTCAAGAAAGCAGGTGGAACAATTTTGGTTGGGGGGAAACAAATAGATAGGCCAGGATTCTTTGTTGAACCAACGATCGTTACAAATATCGCTCCTGATCATCCCCTTGTTAAGACAGAAACCTTTGCCCCAATTGTTTATGTTCTCAAAGCCAAGAACTTGGATCAA GCCATAGAATGGAACAATGCAGTGGATCAGGGACTTTCATCGGCCCTATTCACGCGCGATATTGGCTCAATTTTCCAATGGATCGGAAACCATGGATCAGATTGTGGTCTCGTGAACATCAACACTTCACCTTCTGGGGCTGAGATTGGTGGAGCTTTTGGCGGAGAGAAGCATACTGGAGGCGGCCGAGAGTCTGGATCTGATGCCTGGAAGCAGTACTGCAGAAGGGCAACCATCACTCTCAATCATTCCTCCGAGATGCCTCTGGCCCAGGGTCTTGTGTTTGAGTGA